One window from the genome of Streptomyces sp. NBC_00287 encodes:
- the pgi gene encoding glucose-6-phosphate isomerase, with the protein MSDSPKLTRRPQWSALEDHRAEWHAHLRDLFAADPERADRYVVRVGDLRIDYSKHLITDETLALLQELAAATEVFGLRDAMFRGERINITEDRAVLHTALRAPRDAVVEVDGENVVPGVHTVLDRMSDFASRVRSGEWTGHTGKRIRNVVNIGIGGSDLGPAMAYEVLRPYTARELTFRFVSNVDGADLHEAVRDLDPAETLFIVASKTFTTIETITNATSARTWLLAGLGGEEKAVAKHFVALSTNAEKVTGFGIDPDNMFEFWDWVGGRYSFDSAIGLSLMIAIGPDRFRELLDGFRLVDEHFKSAPAEANAPLILGLLGIWYGNFFDAQSHAVLPYSHYLSKFTAYLQQLDMESNGKSVDRDGHPVDWQTGPVVWGTPGTNGQHAYYQLIHQGTKLIPADLIGFARPVAELSDELKAQHDLLMANLFAQGQALAFGKTAEEVRAEGVAEEQVPHRTFRGNHPTTTILARELTPSVLGQLIALYEHKVFVQGAVWNIDSFDQWGVELGKVLAKRVEPALTEGADVPGLDASTSALVAAYRELKEVH; encoded by the coding sequence ATGTCTGACTCCCCGAAGCTCACCCGGCGGCCCCAGTGGAGCGCCCTGGAGGACCACCGCGCCGAGTGGCACGCGCACTTGCGTGACCTGTTCGCCGCGGACCCCGAGCGCGCGGACCGGTATGTGGTGCGCGTGGGCGATCTGCGCATCGACTACTCCAAGCACCTGATCACCGACGAGACGCTCGCCCTGCTCCAGGAACTGGCCGCCGCCACCGAGGTGTTCGGGCTGCGCGACGCCATGTTCCGCGGCGAGCGGATCAACATCACCGAGGACCGGGCGGTGCTGCACACCGCGCTGCGCGCCCCGCGGGACGCGGTGGTCGAGGTGGACGGCGAGAACGTGGTGCCGGGGGTGCACACCGTCCTCGACCGGATGAGCGACTTCGCCTCGCGCGTCCGCTCCGGCGAATGGACCGGCCACACCGGCAAGCGCATCAGGAACGTCGTCAACATCGGCATCGGCGGCTCGGACCTCGGTCCGGCTATGGCGTACGAGGTGCTGCGGCCGTACACCGCCCGGGAGTTGACCTTCCGGTTCGTCTCGAACGTCGACGGCGCGGACCTGCACGAGGCCGTGCGCGACCTCGATCCGGCGGAGACCCTCTTCATCGTCGCCTCGAAGACCTTCACCACCATCGAGACGATCACCAACGCCACCTCGGCCCGCACCTGGCTGCTGGCCGGGCTCGGCGGCGAGGAGAAGGCGGTCGCCAAGCACTTCGTCGCCCTGTCGACGAACGCGGAGAAGGTCACCGGGTTCGGTATCGACCCGGACAACATGTTCGAGTTCTGGGACTGGGTCGGCGGCCGCTACTCGTTCGACTCCGCGATCGGCCTCTCCCTGATGATCGCCATCGGCCCCGATCGCTTCCGCGAGCTGCTCGACGGTTTCCGGCTGGTCGACGAGCACTTCAAGAGCGCCCCCGCCGAGGCCAACGCCCCGCTGATTCTTGGCCTGTTGGGCATCTGGTACGGCAATTTCTTCGACGCCCAGTCGCACGCGGTACTGCCGTACAGCCACTACCTGTCGAAGTTCACGGCCTACCTCCAGCAGCTGGACATGGAGTCCAACGGCAAGTCGGTGGACCGCGACGGACACCCGGTGGACTGGCAGACCGGCCCGGTGGTGTGGGGTACGCCCGGCACCAACGGGCAGCACGCCTACTACCAGTTGATCCACCAGGGCACCAAGCTGATCCCGGCCGACCTGATCGGCTTCGCCCGGCCCGTGGCCGAGCTGAGTGACGAACTCAAGGCGCAGCACGACCTGTTGATGGCCAACCTGTTCGCACAGGGGCAGGCGCTCGCCTTCGGCAAGACCGCCGAGGAGGTCCGTGCGGAGGGCGTGGCCGAGGAGCAGGTGCCGCACCGCACCTTCCGCGGCAACCACCCGACGACCACGATCCTCGCCCGTGAGCTGACCCCGTCGGTGCTCGGCCAGCTCATCGCCCTCTACGAGCACAAGGTGTTCGTCCAGGGCGCCGTCTGGAACATCGACTCCTTCGACCAGTGGGGCGTGGAGCTCGGCAAGGTCCTCGCCAAGCGGGTCGAGCCCGCCCTCACCGAGGGCGCCGACGTCCCCGGCCTCGACGCCTCCACCTCGGCTCTCGTAGCCGCTTACCGTGAACTCAAGGAAGTGCACTGA
- the opcA gene encoding glucose-6-phosphate dehydrogenase assembly protein OpcA has translation MKIDLTDTTASKINKALVQGRRAIGTPAVGMVLTMVIVTDEENAYDAIKASEEASHEHPSRTLVVIKRHARTPRDRTASRLDAEVRVGADAGTGETVVLRTYGEVSDHADSVVLPLLLPDAPVVVWWPVNAPEVPAKDPLGALAQRRITDMYAVERPLEALETRVRAYAPGDTDLAWTRLTPWRSMLAAALDQARVEITSAAVESEAENPSAELLARWLEARLGVKAERIVTAGPVVTAVRLGTANGEIVIDRPEGPLATLSLPGQPSRTLALKVRSTSELIAEELRRLDADEMYAVALRGEVAKETPSHV, from the coding sequence ATGAAGATCGACCTGACCGACACCACGGCAAGCAAGATCAACAAGGCCCTCGTACAGGGTCGCCGCGCCATCGGCACCCCCGCCGTGGGCATGGTCCTGACGATGGTGATCGTCACGGACGAGGAGAACGCCTACGACGCGATCAAGGCATCCGAGGAGGCCTCGCACGAGCACCCCTCACGCACCCTGGTCGTCATCAAGCGGCACGCCCGCACCCCCCGCGACCGCACCGCCTCCCGCCTCGACGCCGAGGTCCGGGTGGGCGCCGACGCGGGCACCGGCGAGACGGTCGTGCTGCGCACCTACGGCGAGGTCTCCGACCACGCCGACTCCGTGGTCCTGCCGCTGCTGCTGCCGGACGCCCCGGTGGTCGTGTGGTGGCCGGTGAACGCCCCCGAGGTGCCCGCCAAGGACCCGCTCGGCGCGCTCGCCCAGCGCCGGATCACCGACATGTACGCCGTCGAGCGCCCCCTGGAGGCGCTGGAGACCCGGGTGCGTGCCTACGCGCCGGGCGACACCGACCTCGCCTGGACGCGGCTGACCCCGTGGCGCTCGATGCTCGCGGCGGCCCTGGACCAGGCCCGGGTGGAGATCACCTCGGCGGCCGTGGAGAGCGAGGCGGAGAACCCGAGCGCCGAGCTGCTGGCCCGCTGGCTGGAGGCGCGGCTCGGGGTGAAGGCCGAGCGGATCGTCACCGCGGGTCCGGTGGTCACGGCCGTCCGGCTCGGCACCGCGAACGGCGAGATCGTCATCGACCGCCCCGAGGGCCCGCTGGCCACGCTGTCCCTGCCGGGCCAGCCGTCGCGCACCCTCGCGCTGAAGGTCCGCTCCACCTCCGAACTGATCGCCGAGGAGCTCAGGCGCCTCGACGCGGACGAGATGTACGCCGTCGCCCTGCGGGGCGAGGTCGCCAAGGAGACCCCCTCTCATGTCTGA
- the zwf gene encoding glucose-6-phosphate dehydrogenase, which produces MTTDWTNPLRDTRDRRLPRIAGPSGLVIFGVTGDLSRKKLMPAVYDLANRGLLPPGFSLVGFARRDWEDQDFAQVVHDAVKEHARTPFREEVWQQLAEGMRFIPGDFDDDQAFKQLRAAVDELDTSRGTSGNYAFYLSVPPKFFPKVVQQLKKHGLADAPKGSWRRAVIEKPFGHNLKSAEELNKVVHDVFDPEQVFRIDHYLGKETVQNILALRFANQMFEPIWNRSYVDHIQITMAEDIGIGGRAGYYDGIGSARDVIQNHLLQLMALTAMEEPASFDAGSLLMEKLKVLKAVKLPEDLGRHTVRAQYAPAWQGGEKVRGYLQEDGIDPASTTDTYAAIKLQVDNRRWAGVPFYLRTGKRLGRRVTEIAVVFQQAPHSPFDHTATEELGKNAIVIRVQPDEGVTVRFGSKVPGTSMEIRDVTMDFAYGESFTESSPEAYERLILDVLLGDANLFPRHQEVEESWKILDPIEVYWARHGKPAQYASGSWGPEEADEMLARDGRSWRRP; this is translated from the coding sequence ATGACCACCGACTGGACCAACCCGCTGCGCGACACCCGCGACCGGCGGCTCCCGCGGATCGCGGGACCCTCGGGCCTCGTCATCTTCGGTGTCACCGGCGACCTGTCCCGCAAGAAGCTGATGCCGGCCGTCTACGACCTCGCCAACCGCGGTCTGCTGCCGCCGGGCTTCTCCCTCGTCGGGTTCGCCCGCCGGGACTGGGAGGACCAGGACTTCGCGCAGGTCGTGCACGACGCCGTCAAGGAGCACGCCCGCACCCCCTTCCGCGAGGAGGTCTGGCAGCAGCTCGCCGAGGGCATGCGGTTCATCCCGGGTGACTTCGACGACGACCAGGCTTTCAAGCAACTGCGCGCCGCCGTCGACGAGTTGGACACCTCCCGGGGCACCAGCGGCAACTACGCCTTCTATCTCTCCGTACCGCCGAAGTTCTTCCCGAAGGTCGTCCAGCAGCTGAAGAAGCACGGCCTCGCCGACGCGCCGAAGGGCTCCTGGCGCCGTGCGGTCATCGAGAAGCCGTTCGGCCACAATCTGAAGTCGGCCGAGGAGCTCAACAAGGTCGTCCACGACGTGTTCGACCCGGAGCAGGTCTTCCGGATCGACCACTACCTGGGCAAGGAGACCGTCCAGAACATCCTGGCGCTGCGCTTCGCCAACCAGATGTTCGAGCCGATCTGGAACCGGTCGTATGTCGACCACATCCAGATCACGATGGCCGAGGACATCGGCATCGGCGGCCGGGCGGGCTACTACGACGGCATCGGCTCGGCCCGTGACGTCATCCAGAACCATCTGCTCCAGTTGATGGCGCTCACCGCGATGGAGGAGCCCGCCTCCTTCGACGCCGGTTCGCTGCTGATGGAGAAGCTGAAGGTCCTCAAGGCCGTGAAGCTTCCGGAGGACCTGGGCCGGCACACCGTGCGCGCGCAGTACGCGCCCGCCTGGCAGGGCGGCGAGAAGGTCCGCGGCTACCTCCAGGAGGACGGCATCGATCCGGCCTCCACGACGGACACGTACGCCGCGATCAAGCTGCAGGTCGACAACCGCCGCTGGGCGGGCGTCCCCTTCTACCTGCGCACCGGCAAGCGGCTCGGCCGCCGCGTCACCGAGATCGCGGTGGTCTTCCAGCAGGCGCCGCACTCCCCCTTCGACCACACCGCCACGGAGGAGCTGGGCAAGAACGCGATCGTCATCCGCGTCCAGCCCGACGAGGGCGTCACCGTCCGCTTCGGCTCCAAGGTGCCCGGCACCTCCATGGAGATCCGGGACGTGACGATGGACTTCGCCTACGGCGAGTCGTTCACGGAGTCCAGCCCGGAGGCGTACGAACGTCTCATCCTGGACGTCCTGCTCGGCGACGCCAATTTGTTCCCCCGTCACCAGGAAGTGGAAGAGTCCTGGAAGATCCTCGACCCCATCGAGGTGTACTGGGCGCGGCACGGCAAGCCGGCGCAGTACGCCTCGGGCAGCTGGGGACCCGAGGAAGCCGACGAGATGCTCGCACGAGACGGACGGAGCTGGCGCAGGCCATGA
- the tal gene encoding transaldolase — protein MTEVPVLKRLSDEGVSIWLDDLSRKRIASGNLAELIATKHVVGVTTNPSIFQAAIGSGDGYEEQLADLAVRGVTVDEAVRMMTTADVRAAADVLRPVYDATGGRDGRVSIEVDPRLAHDTAATVAEAKQLAWLVDRPNVMIKIPATKAGLPAITAVLAEGISVNVTLIFSLERYREVMDAYLLGLEKAAERGLDLSAIHSVASFFVSRVDSEIDKRLTVLGTDEALALKGRAALANARLAYEAYEEVFSSDRWVKLATAKATKQRPLWASTGVKDPAYKDTLYVDELVAPGTVNTMPEGTLNATADHGRITGDTVTGGYVQARADLEAVERLGISYDEVVTKLEDEGVAKFEAAWQELLDAVTKSLQNKGVDGE, from the coding sequence ATGACCGAAGTACCCGTCCTCAAGCGCCTGTCCGACGAGGGCGTCTCCATCTGGCTGGACGACCTGTCCCGTAAGCGGATCGCCTCCGGCAACCTCGCCGAACTCATCGCCACCAAGCACGTGGTGGGCGTCACCACCAACCCGTCCATCTTCCAGGCCGCCATCGGCTCCGGCGACGGCTACGAGGAGCAGCTCGCCGATCTCGCCGTGCGCGGGGTCACGGTCGACGAGGCCGTACGGATGATGACGACGGCCGATGTACGCGCCGCCGCCGATGTCCTGCGTCCGGTGTACGACGCGACCGGCGGCCGGGACGGCCGGGTCTCCATCGAGGTGGACCCGCGCCTCGCCCATGACACCGCGGCCACCGTCGCCGAGGCCAAGCAGCTCGCCTGGCTGGTCGACCGCCCCAACGTGATGATCAAGATCCCGGCGACCAAGGCGGGCCTGCCGGCCATCACCGCGGTCCTCGCCGAGGGCATCAGCGTCAACGTCACGCTGATCTTCTCGCTGGAGCGCTACCGCGAGGTCATGGACGCCTATCTGCTGGGCCTGGAGAAGGCCGCCGAGCGGGGCCTGGACCTGTCCGCCATCCACTCCGTGGCCTCCTTCTTCGTCTCCCGCGTCGACAGCGAGATCGACAAGCGGCTGACCGTCCTCGGCACCGACGAGGCCCTCGCGCTGAAGGGCCGCGCCGCCCTCGCCAACGCCCGGCTCGCCTACGAGGCGTACGAGGAGGTCTTCTCCTCCGACCGCTGGGTGAAGCTGGCGACCGCGAAGGCCACCAAGCAGCGCCCGCTGTGGGCGTCGACCGGGGTGAAGGACCCGGCGTACAAGGACACGCTCTACGTCGACGAGCTCGTCGCGCCCGGCACGGTCAACACCATGCCGGAGGGCACCCTGAACGCCACCGCCGACCACGGCCGGATCACCGGCGACACCGTCACCGGCGGCTATGTCCAGGCCCGCGCCGACCTGGAAGCCGTGGAGCGCCTCGGCATCTCCTACGACGAGGTCGTCACCAAGCTGGAGGACGAGGGCGTCGCCAAGTTCGAGGCCGCCTGGCAGGAGCTGCTGGACGCCGTCACGAAGTCCCTGCAGAACAAGGGGGTCGACGGGGAATGA
- the tkt gene encoding transketolase produces MSTQTPDSFEWTELDRRAVDTARLLAADAVQKVGNGHPGTAMSLAPAAYTIFQKVMRHDPADPEWTGRDRFVLSPGHTSLTLYTQLFLAGYEVELDDLKAFRTQGSKTPGHPEYGHTAGVETTTGPLGQGVANAVGMAMAARYERGLFDPEAAEGESPFDHTIWAIVSDGDLEEGVSAEASSLAGHQKLGNLVFVYDDNHISIEGDTATAFSEDVLKRYEAYGWHTQRIEPTGDGDVDVHALYAALKAAQDETERPSIIAMRTIIAWPAPTAQNTEASHGSALGEDEIAATKRVLGFDPARTFEVADEVLAHSRRALDRGAEAHAAWDKRIAEWRTANPERAKLFDRVVAGQLPEGWESAVPVFEPGKSVATRAASGKVLQALGAVLPELWGGSADLAGSNNTTIDKTSSFLPKGNPLPEADPYGRTVHFGIREFSMAAEMNGIALHGNTRIYGGTFLVFSDYMRNAVRMSALMQLPVTYVWTHDSVGLGEDGPTHQPVEHLASLRAIPGLNIVRPADANETAVAWEEILRRHASDPAPHGLALTRQGVPTYERNEDAAKGGYVLRDSSTGTPDVVIVATGSEVQLAVAAREQLEAEGIGARVVSMPSVEWFEQQPREYRDAVIPPSVRARVAVEAGIGLTWYRFVGDAGRIVSLEHFGASADAQTLFAEYGFTAENVAAAARESLAAARG; encoded by the coding sequence ATGAGCACGCAGACACCGGACAGCTTCGAATGGACCGAACTCGACCGGCGTGCCGTCGACACCGCGCGCCTGCTGGCGGCGGATGCCGTGCAGAAGGTCGGCAACGGCCACCCCGGCACCGCGATGAGCCTCGCGCCTGCCGCGTACACGATCTTTCAGAAGGTGATGCGGCACGATCCCGCGGATCCCGAGTGGACCGGCCGTGACCGCTTCGTCCTCTCCCCCGGCCACACCTCGCTGACGCTCTACACCCAGCTCTTCCTCGCCGGGTACGAGGTCGAGCTGGACGACCTCAAGGCCTTCCGCACCCAGGGTTCGAAGACGCCCGGTCACCCGGAGTACGGCCACACCGCGGGCGTGGAGACCACGACCGGGCCGCTCGGTCAGGGCGTCGCGAACGCCGTAGGCATGGCGATGGCCGCCCGCTACGAGCGCGGGCTGTTCGACCCCGAGGCCGCCGAGGGCGAGTCCCCGTTCGACCACACCATCTGGGCGATCGTCTCCGACGGCGACCTGGAGGAGGGCGTCTCCGCCGAGGCCTCCTCGCTGGCCGGCCATCAGAAGCTGGGCAACCTGGTCTTCGTCTACGACGACAACCACATCTCCATCGAGGGCGACACCGCGACCGCGTTCTCCGAGGACGTGCTGAAGCGGTACGAGGCCTACGGCTGGCACACCCAGCGCATCGAGCCCACCGGGGACGGCGACGTCGACGTCCACGCCCTGTACGCGGCGCTCAAGGCCGCGCAGGACGAGACCGAGCGCCCCTCGATCATCGCGATGCGCACGATCATCGCCTGGCCCGCCCCGACCGCGCAGAACACCGAGGCCTCGCACGGCTCCGCGCTCGGCGAGGACGAGATCGCGGCCACCAAGCGCGTCCTCGGCTTCGACCCCGCGCGCACCTTCGAGGTCGCCGACGAGGTCCTCGCCCACAGCCGCCGCGCCCTCGACCGGGGCGCCGAGGCGCACGCCGCCTGGGACAAGCGCATCGCCGAGTGGCGCACCGCGAACCCGGAGCGCGCCAAGCTGTTCGACCGCGTGGTCGCCGGTCAGCTTCCCGAGGGCTGGGAGTCCGCGGTCCCGGTGTTCGAGCCCGGCAAGTCCGTCGCCACCCGCGCCGCCTCCGGCAAGGTCCTCCAGGCACTCGGCGCGGTCCTGCCCGAGCTGTGGGGCGGCTCCGCCGACCTGGCCGGATCCAACAACACCACGATCGACAAGACCAGCTCCTTCCTGCCGAAGGGCAACCCGCTGCCGGAGGCCGACCCCTACGGCCGTACCGTCCACTTCGGCATCCGCGAGTTCTCCATGGCCGCGGAGATGAACGGCATCGCCCTGCACGGCAACACACGCATCTACGGCGGCACCTTCCTGGTGTTCTCCGACTACATGCGCAACGCCGTCCGGATGTCCGCGCTGATGCAGCTCCCCGTCACCTATGTGTGGACGCACGACTCCGTCGGCCTCGGTGAGGACGGACCCACCCACCAGCCGGTCGAGCACCTCGCCTCGCTGCGCGCCATCCCGGGCCTGAACATCGTGCGGCCCGCCGACGCCAACGAGACCGCCGTCGCCTGGGAGGAGATCCTGCGCCGGCACGCCTCCGACCCGGCCCCGCACGGCCTCGCGCTGACCCGCCAGGGCGTGCCGACGTACGAGCGCAACGAGGACGCGGCCAAGGGCGGTTACGTCCTGCGCGACTCCTCGACCGGGACGCCGGACGTCGTGATCGTCGCTACCGGCTCCGAGGTCCAGCTCGCCGTCGCCGCGCGCGAGCAGCTCGAAGCCGAGGGGATCGGCGCCCGGGTGGTGTCGATGCCGTCCGTGGAGTGGTTCGAGCAGCAGCCGCGCGAGTACCGGGACGCCGTCATTCCGCCGTCCGTGCGAGCGCGCGTCGCTGTCGAAGCCGGGATCGGTCTGACGTGGTACCGGTTCGTGGGTGACGCAGGACGCATCGTCTCCCTCGAACACTTCGGCGCCTCCGCCGACGCCCAGACCCTGTTCGCCGAGTACGGCTTCACCGCCGAGAACGTCGCCGCGGCCGCGCGGGAATCGCTCGCTGCCGCGCGTGGTTGA
- a CDS encoding helix-turn-helix domain-containing protein, translating into MADRTVQGGEDGIRTFPFPVDLSVLGVGMQVGPMRPDRAWHADVPLERVHRIDFHVVMLFDEGPVRHMIDFTEYEAGAGDLLWIRPGQIHRFSTTSEYRGTVLTMQPGFLPRATVEATGLYRYDLPPLLHPDEPQLTALRSALGQLRREYKDTTTLPLSLHTAVLRHSLSAFLLRLAHLAASSQEAARRDAGSTFTLFRDAVERGFATNHSVSAYADQLGYSRRTLVRAVRAATGETPKGFIDKRVVLEAKRLLAHTDMPIGRVGAAVGFPDAANFSKFFHQHTDMTPAAFRAELR; encoded by the coding sequence ATGGCGGACAGAACAGTGCAAGGCGGCGAGGACGGGATCAGAACCTTCCCCTTCCCGGTCGACCTGAGCGTGCTCGGTGTGGGCATGCAGGTCGGCCCGATGCGCCCCGACCGCGCCTGGCACGCCGATGTGCCGCTGGAGCGGGTGCACCGCATCGACTTCCATGTCGTGATGCTCTTCGACGAGGGGCCCGTCAGACACATGATCGACTTCACCGAGTACGAGGCGGGCGCCGGCGACCTGCTGTGGATCCGCCCGGGGCAGATCCACCGCTTCTCGACGACGAGCGAGTACCGGGGAACCGTCCTCACCATGCAGCCCGGCTTCCTGCCCCGGGCGACCGTGGAGGCGACCGGCCTCTACCGCTACGACCTACCGCCCCTGCTCCACCCCGACGAGCCGCAGCTCACCGCGCTGCGCTCGGCGCTCGGCCAGCTCCGCCGCGAGTACAAGGACACGACCACGCTTCCCCTGAGCCTGCACACCGCAGTCCTGCGCCACTCCCTGTCGGCGTTCCTGCTCCGCCTCGCACATCTCGCGGCGAGCTCCCAGGAGGCGGCCCGCCGCGACGCCGGCTCGACGTTCACCCTCTTCCGGGACGCGGTGGAACGCGGCTTCGCCACGAATCACAGCGTGAGCGCGTATGCGGATCAGCTCGGGTATTCGCGGCGCACGTTGGTGCGGGCGGTGCGGGCGGCTACGGGGGAGACGCCCAAGGGGTTTATCGACAAGCGGGTGGTGCTGGAGGCCAAGCGGTTGCTGGCCCATACGGATATGCCAATCGGGCGGGTGGGGGCGGCGGTGGGCTTTCCTGATGCCGCCAACTTCTCCAAGTTCTTTCACCAGCACACGGATATGACTCCGGCGGCGTTCAGGGCAGAGCTGCGCTAG
- a CDS encoding glycoside hydrolase family 16 protein, with protein MSSPHRRRRPLRRALVAVFSALGLAAAAVASADAAAPPPPSGWTQVFVDDFNGAAGTGVNTANWQYATGHGYPGGPANWGTGEIENMTSSTNNVALDGSGNLRITPRRDASGNWTSGRIETNRGDFQPPAGGKLRVQSRIQMPNVTGAAARGYWPAFWMLGTPYRGNLWNWPSVGELDIMENVQGLNTVWSTVHCGTSPGGPCNETTGIGGSRACPGATCQAGFHTYALEWDRSTSPEQIRFYVDDINYHTVRADQVDATTWNNATNHGFFIILNVAMGGGFVDAFGGGPDAATVPGHSMVVDYVQVLSSGSGTTPPPTGNRDAYSAIQAESHDSQSGTFTEATSDTGGGQNIGALANGDWALYRGVNFGSSAATQFVARVASGAGSGVSGLVEVRLDSRSNAPIGSFALANTGGWQSWRTIPANISAVTGTHDVYLTFTSGQPADFVNVNWFNFGR; from the coding sequence ATGAGCAGTCCCCACAGACGACGGCGCCCGCTGCGGCGCGCACTCGTCGCAGTCTTCAGCGCCCTGGGCCTGGCGGCGGCCGCCGTCGCGTCCGCGGACGCCGCCGCTCCGCCGCCCCCGTCGGGCTGGACGCAGGTCTTCGTGGACGACTTCAACGGCGCCGCGGGCACCGGCGTCAACACCGCCAACTGGCAGTACGCGACCGGCCACGGCTACCCCGGCGGCCCCGCCAACTGGGGCACCGGCGAGATCGAGAACATGACGTCCAGCACCAACAACGTGGCCCTGGACGGCAGCGGCAACCTCCGCATCACCCCGCGCCGCGACGCGTCCGGCAACTGGACGTCCGGCCGTATCGAGACCAACCGCGGCGACTTCCAGCCCCCGGCGGGCGGCAAGCTGCGCGTCCAGTCCCGTATCCAGATGCCCAACGTCACCGGCGCCGCGGCCCGCGGCTACTGGCCCGCGTTCTGGATGCTGGGCACGCCCTACCGCGGCAACCTGTGGAACTGGCCGAGCGTCGGCGAGCTGGACATCATGGAGAACGTCCAGGGCCTCAACACCGTGTGGTCGACGGTGCACTGCGGTACGAGCCCCGGCGGTCCGTGCAACGAGACGACGGGCATCGGCGGTTCGAGGGCCTGCCCCGGCGCGACCTGCCAGGCCGGCTTCCACACGTACGCACTGGAATGGGACCGCTCGACGAGCCCGGAGCAGATCCGCTTCTACGTCGACGACATCAACTACCACACCGTGCGCGCCGATCAGGTCGACGCGACGACCTGGAACAACGCCACCAACCACGGCTTCTTCATCATCCTGAACGTGGCGATGGGCGGCGGTTTCGTCGACGCGTTCGGCGGCGGCCCGGACGCGGCGACCGTGCCCGGTCACTCGATGGTCGTCGACTATGTCCAGGTGCTGTCCAGTGGGAGCGGTACCACACCCCCGCCGACCGGCAACCGCGACGCCTACAGCGCCATCCAGGCCGAGTCCCACGACAGCCAGTCGGGCACGTTCACCGAGGCGACCTCGGACACGGGCGGCGGCCAGAACATCGGCGCGCTCGCCAACGGTGACTGGGCGTTGTACCGGGGTGTCAACTTCGGCTCCTCGGCGGCCACTCAGTTCGTCGCCCGGGTCGCGAGCGGCGCCGGATCCGGCGTGAGCGGCTTGGTCGAGGTGCGCCTGGACAGCCGTAGCAACGCGCCCATCGGGAGTTTCGCGCTGGCCAACACGGGCGGCTGGCAGAGCTGGCGGACGATACCGGCGAACATCAGCGCGGTGACGGGTACGCACGATGTGTATCTGACCTTCACCAGCGGGCAGCCGGCGGACTTCGTGAACGTGAACTGGTTCAACTTCGGCCGCTGA
- a CDS encoding L,D-transpeptidase, whose protein sequence is MGVSHISNRSEQQSRGWSRRGVLTVLGVVPAAVLTGCSGSADASEPGTATTASTLPPTITVTPADGTKKAAFTTPVEVTVTDGTLASVEVTGNDGSTLAGTYNDTRTKWISKENPYSGTKYTVTAEAEGGAATKTATFTTRSPGETFVGYFIPEAGSTSGVGMPVSINFTHAVTDRAAVEKAITVTAEPAVEVVGHWFSDTRLDFRPESYWAAGTTVTLGLRLKDVEGADGVHGVQSKDVTFHIGREQISTVDLDSKVMTVVRDGQTVAGYPVTGGDADHTTWSGIMVISERFKETRMESSTVGLGDEYDISDVPHAQRLTTSGTFIHGNYWASTSVFGGENTSHGCIGLHDAKGAGDKSVDGYKFYDSSMLGDVVVVTNSGEETVDPANGLNGWNLSWAEWRAGSAL, encoded by the coding sequence GTGGGCGTCTCGCACATATCAAACCGGTCCGAGCAGCAGTCGCGGGGGTGGTCACGGCGCGGGGTCCTCACCGTTCTCGGTGTGGTCCCCGCCGCCGTGCTGACCGGGTGCAGCGGCTCGGCGGACGCCTCGGAGCCCGGTACGGCCACGACTGCCTCGACGCTCCCGCCGACGATCACGGTGACTCCCGCCGACGGGACGAAGAAGGCCGCGTTCACCACTCCCGTCGAGGTCACGGTGACGGACGGCACGCTCGCGTCCGTGGAGGTCACCGGCAACGACGGGTCCACACTGGCCGGCACCTACAACGACACCCGGACCAAGTGGATCTCGAAGGAGAACCCGTACTCCGGCACGAAGTACACGGTCACCGCCGAGGCGGAGGGCGGCGCCGCGACGAAGACCGCGACCTTCACCACCAGGTCCCCCGGCGAGACCTTCGTCGGCTACTTCATCCCCGAGGCGGGCTCCACCTCCGGCGTCGGCATGCCCGTGTCGATCAACTTCACGCACGCCGTGACCGACCGGGCAGCGGTCGAGAAGGCGATCACGGTGACCGCGGAGCCGGCCGTCGAGGTGGTCGGCCACTGGTTCAGCGACACCCGGCTCGACTTCCGGCCCGAGTCGTACTGGGCGGCCGGCACCACGGTCACGCTCGGTCTGCGGCTGAAGGACGTCGAGGGCGCGGACGGTGTCCACGGCGTCCAGTCCAAGGACGTCACCTTCCACATCGGCCGCGAGCAGATCAGCACGGTCGATCTCGACAGCAAGGTGATGACGGTCGTACGGGACGGGCAGACGGTCGCCGGCTACCCGGTCACCGGCGGCGACGCCGACCACACCACCTGGTCCGGGATCATGGTGATCAGCGAACGGTTCAAGGAGACCCGGATGGAGTCCTCCACGGTCGGTCTCGGCGACGAGTACGACATCTCCGACGTCCCGCACGCCCAGCGGCTGACCACCTCCGGCACTTTCATCCACGGCAACTACTGGGCGTCCACGTCGGTGTTCGGCGGCGAGAACACCAGCCATGGCTGTATCGGGCTGCACGACGCGAAGGGCGCGGGCGACAAGTCCGTGGACGGCTACAAGTTCTACGACAGCTCGATGCTCGGTGATGTGGTGGTCGTGACCAACTCCGGGGAGGAGACGGTCGATCCGGCCAATGGGCTGAACGGCTGGAACCTGTCCTGGGCAGAGTGGCGGGCGGGGAGTGCCCTGTAG